The following are from one region of the Juglans regia cultivar Chandler chromosome 10, Walnut 2.0, whole genome shotgun sequence genome:
- the LOC108981196 gene encoding histone-lysine N-methyltransferase ATXR3-like isoform X3: protein MGDGGVACMHLRQYHMERFPIPEKTLYGNGGKNGSNSNNNGFSSKSLNTERKNKMKVKKEPFAKNVESEKSERGLNRGRKISREVENGENCAEKAQKDEVEEGELGTLNGEYVSRRSEIEKEETVEKWRRSEVQKGEIAYAKWRKEGVEKDEIVPEKTRRGESKREEFGSRRGTKDEIEKGEFIPDRWHKGEAPREEYNCCKSRRFELGKDKGSRFQLERTPPSGKYSLDDGFRRKEYNRSGSQLSKSTPRWETGQERSTRISSKIVDEEGLYRGEHSNGKNHGTDYSSGYRFKRYGTDSDSSECKYYGDYGDCAGSKNRRLSDDSNRAAHEDNYSRRSVERSYRNLASSKLPSSHKYSSRGYESFLSSRVALDRHAHSPGRSERSPHDRVRYSEHRDRVSVRGRERSPRGRERPPYGCERSPYDRSRYREHRNRTPTHAELSPQNGARNHDRRDKTPNYLERSPIDSRRPSSHREASRKGGTGEKRNSQIVSKGKEDKFSHRDSNQKGSHYSAKESQDTSSVYNINGYLEKNLNCEPHKEEQTQSPSTTCKESCPVDVTLPEELQSMEEDMDISDTPPHVPVVADSFAGKWFYLNYCGVECGPSKLCDLKTLVEEGALMSDHLIKHLDSDRWVTVENATSPLVVVNFPFIVSDIVTQLAKPPEAPGNLLADGGDTWQYGPQSGEETSITLSDSVVCTEDSAEDLHIDERVVALLDGFPVIPGKELETVAEVLQMRFELAEWEGPEGCGNSEGFSWHRSEASDQKTDELSRISEIKLKEAAESRSIATSDKDHGCVYGEFGDWFSGLWSCKGGDWKRNDEAAQDRSFGQKLVLNDGFLICQMPKSGSEDPRWHRKDDLYYPSHCKRVDLPPWAFSLSDERNDCSGTGRPVQSKPAIVKGMKGTMLPVVRINACVVKDHGSFVSDSRMKVEGKEGYSSRSSRPYSSSSDGKRSSAECDSQSRRINDQGSEDSWKIMAPINPPRDHICTVDDLQLYLGDWYYLDGAGHAQGPSSFSQLEVLAEQGIIQKHISVFRKFDKIWVPVSSAAESSEASVKSDQVNNSETGVSSRTVSEGQGSTLGEFKMKASFSRDLHPQFIGYTRGKLHELVMKSYKSREFAAAINEALDPWINAKQPKKEMEKHMYRKSEGDAHAAKRARLLDEIEDDYEIEEAAQTIQKDESTFEDLCGEVTFYREENAKSETQMGSWGLLDGHVLARVFYFLRSDIKSLAFVSLTCKHWRAVANFYKDISRQIDLSCFGPNCTDFILISVMSGYSKEKINSMVLRGCTNITSDMLEKILHSFHCISSIDIRGCSQFEELALKFASMNWVKSRTSRVTKFFEESQYKIRSLKQITARTSSVSRKGLGGDIDDFGELKDYFNSVDKRDSGNQLFRRSLYKRSKLFDARRSSSILSRDARMRRWAIKKSDNGYKRMEEFLLSGLKDIMKENTFDFFVPKVAEIEDRIKNGYYIGHGLGSLKEDISRMCREAIKAKNRCDAGDMNQIIPLFIKLATRLEDHSKSSYQRDEMIKSWEDDSLAGSRYKKKINKPLTERKYTNRSNYTSFSNGSLEYVEYASDREIRRRLSKLNKKYRDSESETSEDLDRSSEDGKSDGKTTGTETESDLDMWSKARTAESRGDGHFMPNEGLDSITSDREWGARMTKASLVPPVTRKYEVIDQYIIVADEEGVERKMRVSLPEDYTEKLHAQKSGTEESDMELPEVKDYKPRKQLGFEVLEQEVYGIDPYTHNLLLDSMPEELDWPLLEKHLFIEDVLLRTLNKQVRNFTGTRNTPMMFPLQPVIEEIEKDAEEDCNIRTVRMCQGILKAIDSRSDDKYVAYRKGLGVVCNKEEGFGEEDFVVDFLGEVYPVWKWFEKQDGIRSLQENSKDPAPEFYNIYLERPKGDADGYDLVVVDAMHKANFASRICHSCRPNCEAKVTAVGGHYQIGIYTVRNIKYGEEITFDYNSVTESKEEYEVSVCLCGSQVCRGSYLNLTGEGAFEKVRSSFRGCLVSD, encoded by the exons ATGGGCGATGGAGGCgtcgcatgcatgcatttgcGGCAGTATCACATGGAGAGGTTTCCAATTCCAGAGAAGACGCTCTATGGCAACGGAGGCAAGAATGGAAGCAATAGCAACAACAATGGGTTCAGTTCCAAGTCGCTCAACACGGAGCGaaagaataagatgaaggtGAAGAAGGAGCCATTTGCGAAGAACGTGGAGTCCGAGAAGAGCGAGCGGGGATTGAATAGAGGAAGAAAGATTAGTAGGGAAgttgaaaatggtgaaaattgtGCTGAGAAGGCGCAGAAGGATGAGGTGGAAGAGGGTGAATTGGGGACTTTGAATGGAGAGTATGTGTCTCGGAGAAGTGAAATTGAGAAGGAAGAGACTGTtgagaaatggagaagaagtgAGGTGCAGAAGGGAGAGATTGCTTATGCGAAATGGAGGAAAGAGGGAGTGGAGAAAGACGAGATAGTGCCGGAGAAGACTAGGAGAGGAGAATCCAAAAGAGAGGAATTCGGGTCGCGGAGAGGCACAAAAGATGAGATTGAAAAGGGAGAGTTCATTCCAGATAGGTGGCATAAAGGGGAAGCGCCACGGGAAGAGTACAATTGCTGTAAATCACGCAGGTTTGAGTTGGGTAAGGATAAGGGGAGTCGATTTCAGCTCGAGCGTACACCACCTTCTGGGAAGTATTCTTTGGATGATGGTTTCCGAAGGAAAGAGTACAACAGAAGTGGAAGTCAGCTTAGCAAAAGTACTCCCAGGTGGGAGACTGGCCAGGAGAGGAGTACAAGGATCAGTTCGAAAATCGTGGACGAGGAAGGTTTGTATAGGGGCGAACACAGCAATGGGAAGAACCATGGGACAGATTACTCTTCTGGTTACCGGTTTAAGCGGTATGGTACCGACTCAGATAGCAGTGAGTGCAAGTATTACGGAGATTATGGGGATTGTGCTGGTTCGAAAAACCGTAGGCTTTCTGATGACAGCAACCGCGCTGCCCATGAAGATAATTATTCACGCCGTTCTGTGGAGAGGTCTTACAGGAATTTAGCTTCATCGAAACTTCCTTCATCACACAAGTACTCCTCCAGGGGTTATGAATCTTTCTTGTCTTCAAGAGTAGCTTTAGATAGGCATGCACATAGCCCTGGACGTTCTGAGCGGTCTCCACATGACAGGGTCCGGTATTCTGAGCACCGTGACAGGGTTTCTGTCCGTGGTCGTGAAAGATCACCACGTGGTCGTGAGAGACCTCCATACGGCTGTGAAAGGTCCCCATACGATCGAAGTCGCTACCGTGAACATAGAAATCGAACTCCTACACATGCAGAGCTGTCTCCACAAAATGGAGCTCGAAACCATGATCGCAGGGATAAGACCCCGAACTATCTGGAGCGGTCCCCAATTGATAGTCGTAGGCCCAGTAGTCACCGGGAAGCAAGTCGTAAAGGTGGAACAGGAGAAAAGCGCAACTCTCAGATTGTTAGTAAAGGGAAAGAAGATAAATTCAGCCACAGGGATTCCAACCAAAAAGGCTCACATTATTCCGCCAAAGAGTCTCAAGATACAAGCAGTGTCTATAATATTAACGGGTATCTTGAGAAAAATTTGAACTGTGAGCCTCACAAAGAAGAGCAGACTCAGAGTCCAAGCACTACATGCAAAGAATCTTGTCCAGTAGATGTGACTCTTCCTGAAGAGCTGCAATCTATGGAAGAAGATATGGATATATCTGACACGCCACCACATGTCCCTGTGGTGGCTGATTCATTCGCAGGGAAATGGTTTTACCTTAATTATTGTGGCGTGGAATGTGGGCCTTCTAAATTATGCGACCTGAAAACACTTGTGGAAGAAGGGGCTCTAATGTCAGATCACTTGATCAAGCACTTAGATAGTGATAGGTGGGTAACTGTTGAAAATGCAACTTCTCCACTGGTCGTTGTGAATTTCCCGTTCATTGTGTCTGACATTGTAACTCAGCTGGCGAAGCCTCCTGAAGCTCCTGGTAATCTTTTGGCTGATGGTGGAGATACTTGGCAATATGGTCCTCAGAGTGGGGAGGAAACATCCATTACTTTGTCTGATTCAGTGGTTTGCACTGAGGACAGTGCAGAAGATCTCCACATTGATGAAAGGGTTGTCGCTCTTTTAGATGGCTTTCCTGTTATTCCTGGCAAGGAACTTGAAACTGTTGCAG AAGTTCTGCAAATGAGGTTTGAACTTGCCGAATGGGAGGGTCCAGAGGGTTGCGGAAACTCTGAAG GGTTCTCTTGGCATAGAAGCGAAGCTTCTGATCAGAAAACTGATGAATTATCTAGAATTtctgagataaaattaaaagaagctGCAGAATCAAGGTCAATTGCAACCTCTGACAAGGATCATGGTTGTGTCTATGGGGAATTTGGTGACTGGTTTTCTGGCCTATGGTCTTGCAAGGGTGGCGACTGGAAGAGGAATGATGAGGCTGCACAAGATAGATCTTTTGGACAGAAGCTTGTTCTCAATGACGGTTTCCTGATATGCCAGATGCCAAAGTCTGGGTCTGAGGACCCTCGGTGGCATCGAAAAGATGACTTGTACTATCCTTCTCATTGCAAGAGGGTTGATCTCCCTCCTTGGGCTTTCTCTTTATCAGATGAGAGGAATGATTGTAGTGGCACAGGCAGACCAGTCCAAAGTAAGCCTGCTATTGTCAAGGGAATGAAAGGGACAATGCTTCCAGTGGTGAGGATAAATGCATGTGTCGTTAAGGATCATGGTTCATTTGTTTCTGATTCCCGCATGAAAGTCGAAGGGAAGGAGGGATATTCTTCAAGGTCTTCTCGGCCATACTCTTCGAGTAGTGATGGCAAGAGATCATCAGCAGAATGTGATTCTCAATCAAGAAGGATCAATGATCAAGGTTCAGAAGACTCCTGGAAGATCATGGCGCCTATCAACCCTCCAAGAGACCATATTTGCACAGTTGATGACCTGCAATTGTATTTGGGTGATTGGTACTATCTTGATGGTGCTGGGCATGCACAAGGGCCCTCATCATTTTCGCAGCTTGAGGTCTTAGCAGAACAAGGCATTATTCAAAAACATATTAGTGTGTTcagaaaatttgataaaatttggGTTCCAGTTAGCTCTGCTGCAGAGAGCTCTGAAGCCAGTGTCAAGAGCGATCAGGTAAACAATTCTGAGACTGGTGTTTCTTCAAGAACTGTTTCAGAAGGTCAAGGTTCTACCCTTGgtgaatttaaaatgaaagcAAGTTTCTCCCGTGACCTGCATCCGCAGTTCATTGGTTATACTCGTGGGAAGCTACACGAATTGGTGATGAAATCGTATAAGAGTCGTGAGTTTGCTGCAGCCATTAATGAAGCCTTAGATCCATGGATCAATGCTAAACAGCCAAAGAAGGAGATGGAGAAGCACATGTACCGAAAATCAG AAGGTGATGCACATGCTGCCAAGAGGGCCCGGCTGCTTGATGAGATTGAAGATGATTATGAAATAGAAGAGGCTGCACAGACAATTCAGAAGGACGAGTCCACATTTGAGGATCTATGTGGTGAAGTGACTTTTTACAGAGAAGAGAATGCAAAATCTGAAACTCAAATGGGAAGCTGGGGTTTATTGGATGGTCATGTGCTGGCAcgggttttttattttctgagaTCGGACATCAAATCCCTCGCCTTTGTTTCTTTGACTTGTAAACACTGGAGAGCTGTGGCCAATTTTTACAAGGACATTTCAAGACAGATTGATCTCTCATGTTTTGGCCCTAATTGCACTGACTTCATACTCATAAGTGTCATG AGTGGTTAtagcaaagaaaaaataaattcaatggTTCTCAGGGGTTGCACAAACATTACCTCCGACATGCTTGAAAAGATTCTTCATTCGTTTCATTGTATCTCTTCTATCGACATCAGAGGTTGCAGCCAATTTGAGGAGTTGGCTCTCAAATTTGCAAGTATGAACTGGGTCAAGAGCCGAACTTCACGTGTTACGAAATTCTTCGAGGAATCACAGTATAAAATAAGGAGTCTTAAACAGATCACTGCAAGAACTTCATCAGTTTCCAGAAAGGGTCTGGGTGGTGATATAGATGATTTTGGTGAACTAAAGGACTATTTCAATAGTGTGGATAAAAGAGACTCTGGAAATCAGTTATTCCGTCGAAGCTTATACAAACGATCAAAACTATTTGACGCCAGAAGGTCCTCATCCATTCTATCAAGGGATGCCCGTATGAGGCGGTGGGCCATCAAGAAATCCGACAATGGCTATAAGAGAATGGAAGAGTTCCTTCTTTCTGGTCTTAAAGACATCATGAAAGAGAATACATTTGATTTCTTTGTGCCCAAG GTTGCTGAAATTgaagatagaattaaaaatgGTTATTACATTGGCCATGGATTGGGCTCCCTGAAGGAGGATATTAGTCGAATGTGCAGAGAAGCAATAAA AGCAAAGAATCGGTGTGATGCTGGAGACATGAATCAGattattcctttatttattaAACTTGCCACACGTTTAGAAGACCATTCTAAGTCCTCGTATcaaagagatgagatgataaagtCTTGGGAAGATGATTCACTTGCTGGCTCAAGGTATAAGAAGAAGATCAATAAACCTTTGACTGAAAGGAAGTACACGAATAGGAGTAATTACACGTCCTTCTCAAATGGTAGTTTGGAATATGTAGAGTATGCGTCTGATCGAGAAATCAGACGGCGTTTAtccaaattgaataaaaaatatagggaCTCAGAGAGTGAAACTTCTGAGGACCTTGATAGGTCTTCTGAGGATGGCAAGAGTGATGGTAAGACTACTGGTACAGAAACAGAAAGTGACTTGGATATGTGGTCCAAGGCTCGGACAGCAGAGTCAAGAGGAGATGGACACTTTATGCCAAATGAGGGTTTGGATTCTATCACTAGTGATCGTGAGTGGGGTGCTCGAATGACAAAAGCTAGCCTGGTTCCTCCTGTTACTAGAAAATATGAAGTCATCGATCAATATATTATTGTTGCGGATGAGGAGGGCGTGGAACGGAAAATGCGAGTATCTTTACCAGAGGACTATACTGAGAAGCTCCATGCTCAGAAAAGTGGCACTGAGGAGTCTGATATGGAACTTCCTGAAGTCAAGGACTATAAACCAAGAAAACAGCTTGGATTTGAGGTTTTGGAGCAAGAGGTTTATGGAATTGATCCCTATACTCACAATCTTTTGCTTGATTCTATGCCAGAGGAGTTGGATTGGCCACTACTTGAGAAGCATTTGTTTATAGAAGATGTGCTCCTTCGAACTTTGAATAAGCAAGTTAGGAACTTCACTGGGACGAGAAACACTCCAATGATGTTTCCATTGCAGCCTGTCattgaagaaattgaaaaagatgcTGAGGAGGACTGCAATATACGAACCGTGAGAATGTGTCAGGGTATTTTGAAGGCTATAGATAGTCGTTCTGATGACAAATATGTTGCTTACAGAAAG GGTCTTGGTGTTGTTTGTAACAAAGAAGAAGGCTTTGGAGAAGAAGATTTTGTTGTGGATTTTTTGGGAGAG gtTTATCCTGTTTGGAAATGGTTCGAGAAGCAAGATGGGATCCGATCTTTGCAAGAAAATAGTAAAGATCCAGCTCCAGAATTTTACAACATCTATCTCGAGAGGCCAAAG GGTGATGCTGATGGTTATGATTTGGTTGTTGTCGATGCTATGCATAAGGCAAACTTTGCAAGTCGAATATGTCACTCGTGTCGACCTAATTGTGAAGCAAA AGTTACTGCTGTTGGTGGTCATTACCAGATTGGAATCTATACTGTTCGTAATATTAAATATGGCGAGGAGATCACATTTGATTATAATTCTGTTACAGAG AGTAAAGAAGAATATGAAGTGTCAGTTTGTTTGTGTGGGAGCCAAGTTTGCCGGGGCAGCTACTTGAATCTGACAGGCGAAGGTGCTTTTGAAAAG GTCCGATCAAGCTTCAGGGGCTGTTTAGTGTCTGACTGA